Proteins from a genomic interval of Oceanispirochaeta crateris:
- a CDS encoding tetratricopeptide repeat protein, whose product MFDNRRRAFIIGGAILLLILMGLLTWFILKSPGGSQTHPVAEGSSKRSNIMILAQDYLDQREFQRALDLLDGLLIEDASDEEARALRDKIIQAKKDYDEQKKQADLQQLEEQNRKLRDSLDDLGNSLQNQEGGSDRTAEILAREQELRLQREQEEARREEEQRKEQELQRKVESLVQQGESALEDKEYDRAIDLARQALLLDPTSARASTLKREAEQARKDAESEAEKQAREAKEKKISTLYEEGSSALRRGSWSEAEGKGKEIISLESQDARGYTLLGQAQYKGNPDSSAVRSEARDNLKKSIQLDPSNWENLVTLGDIAAKDGELAEGIDYYKKATGLNSRDANLYYEMGKLQYRAKQYSEALVSFKKSEAIDPSVVGNYFAMGLTYLKLGRDADALATMKLSIKFRPDHAASYWEAGKLSLSQGIVTGGISYFKKASDLKPEEGKYLRSLGAAYYINSEYDAAIAAYEKAAKLNPTDGDIYQNIALIYQAKGDPSSALNSAAQAIRIDPSNSRYIYTMGEISEALELTDQAILSYKQAIAADPSYVKPRINLGVIYDSQKDYTMALTYLKEAERLDPGSSVVYNNLGNVFLHMEDYVQAVNSYQKGLKLAPQDEEIQFNLAKAYLNDLQNEKAESALKQVIKLNPVNWDAWDKLAHVQFSLGRKEDATATVNELLKKNPSYEAKDELEQMIR is encoded by the coding sequence ATGTTTGATAATAGACGCAGAGCTTTCATCATAGGCGGGGCAATCCTTCTACTCATACTCATGGGATTACTCACCTGGTTTATCCTCAAAAGTCCCGGAGGGTCTCAGACACATCCGGTGGCAGAAGGTTCATCAAAGCGAAGCAATATTATGATTTTGGCTCAGGATTATCTGGATCAGAGGGAGTTTCAGAGGGCCCTTGATCTTCTGGATGGATTGCTCATCGAAGATGCCTCCGATGAGGAAGCCCGGGCACTTAGGGATAAAATTATCCAGGCAAAAAAAGATTACGATGAGCAGAAGAAGCAGGCCGATCTTCAGCAGCTGGAAGAACAGAACCGTAAACTCCGTGATAGTCTGGATGATCTGGGAAATTCACTCCAGAATCAGGAGGGTGGTTCAGATCGAACTGCCGAAATCCTGGCCCGGGAACAGGAGCTGCGGCTTCAAAGAGAGCAGGAGGAAGCCCGCAGGGAAGAAGAGCAGAGAAAAGAGCAGGAACTACAAAGAAAAGTAGAATCCCTGGTTCAACAGGGTGAATCAGCCCTCGAAGATAAAGAATATGATAGGGCTATAGATCTGGCACGGCAGGCTCTGCTACTGGATCCTACATCTGCAAGAGCTTCCACTTTGAAACGTGAGGCGGAACAGGCACGTAAGGATGCTGAATCCGAGGCCGAAAAACAGGCTAGGGAAGCCAAAGAAAAGAAAATTAGCACCCTTTATGAAGAGGGCAGTTCGGCCTTAAGACGTGGTTCCTGGTCCGAGGCCGAAGGCAAAGGAAAGGAAATCATCTCTCTAGAGAGTCAGGATGCGCGGGGGTATACCCTGTTGGGACAAGCCCAATACAAGGGGAACCCTGATTCATCGGCTGTCCGAAGTGAGGCCCGGGACAATCTGAAAAAATCAATACAGCTGGACCCTTCCAACTGGGAAAATCTTGTGACCCTGGGTGATATTGCCGCAAAAGACGGAGAGCTGGCAGAAGGAATTGATTATTACAAGAAAGCCACAGGGCTGAACAGCCGGGATGCCAATTTATATTATGAAATGGGTAAACTCCAATACAGAGCTAAGCAGTATTCGGAAGCCCTGGTATCCTTCAAGAAGAGTGAAGCCATTGACCCCTCTGTTGTGGGGAATTATTTTGCCATGGGACTCACCTACCTCAAGCTCGGAAGGGATGCGGACGCCCTGGCAACAATGAAACTCAGCATAAAGTTCAGGCCCGATCATGCTGCTTCCTACTGGGAAGCCGGAAAACTTTCTCTCTCCCAGGGGATCGTCACCGGTGGTATCAGTTACTTTAAAAAGGCTTCAGACCTTAAACCGGAGGAAGGCAAGTATCTAAGGAGCCTCGGTGCCGCCTATTACATCAATTCTGAATACGATGCTGCCATTGCTGCCTATGAAAAGGCCGCGAAGCTGAATCCTACTGATGGTGATATCTATCAGAACATCGCTCTGATCTATCAGGCCAAGGGTGATCCTTCTTCGGCCTTGAACTCGGCAGCCCAGGCAATTAGAATTGACCCCTCCAATAGTCGTTATATCTATACAATGGGTGAAATCTCCGAGGCTCTAGAGCTGACTGATCAGGCTATTCTGTCTTACAAACAAGCCATTGCGGCAGATCCCTCCTATGTCAAACCCAGGATCAATCTCGGGGTGATCTATGACAGTCAGAAAGATTATACAATGGCCCTGACTTACCTCAAAGAAGCGGAGCGTCTCGATCCAGGTTCTTCTGTGGTATATAATAATCTGGGAAATGTCTTTTTACATATGGAAGACTATGTTCAGGCCGTGAACAGCTATCAGAAGGGGCTCAAACTGGCCCCCCAGGATGAAGAAATACAGTTTAACCTGGCAAAGGCATATCTGAATGACCTTCAGAATGAGAAGGCTGAGAGTGCCTTGAAGCAGGTGATCAAGCTCAATCCTGTCAATTGGGATGCCTGGGATAAATTGGCTCACGTACAGTTTTCACTGGGACGGAAAGAGGATGCCACAGCTACTGTAAATGAATTGCTGAAGAAGAATCCCAGCTATGAAGCCAAGGATGAGCTGGAACAGATGATCCGATGA
- a CDS encoding tetratricopeptide repeat protein: MVNKGFLTIVFLLLSTFLQGADFYETGLNDFREGRTDQAVLNLEKALQNDPVNDSACLYLGILYQNKGDLSRAESYYSRGRDIRGSQYENLTFNLANLYFNGKRYDQASSLYEMLLQSPGEQRTASLLNLANLSVATASYDAAIDLYLDYLMEDPETNQRENIEKMISLLRKTLDEREARKLAEEQRIQQERELAEQKELEEKQRLEEEARQKLLAEQKRLEEEAKQKALLEDILNSLSNSGKETRSITAESEQLKEEFEESGLDD; the protein is encoded by the coding sequence ATGGTAAACAAGGGATTTCTTACAATTGTTTTTCTTTTGCTCAGTACGTTCCTTCAGGGTGCTGATTTTTATGAAACAGGTCTGAATGATTTCAGGGAGGGGCGCACAGATCAGGCTGTCCTGAATCTTGAGAAAGCCCTCCAGAATGATCCTGTTAATGACAGCGCCTGCCTCTATCTGGGTATCCTTTATCAGAATAAAGGCGATCTTTCCCGTGCGGAGAGTTACTACTCCAGGGGACGTGATATCAGAGGATCTCAGTATGAAAATCTGACATTCAATCTGGCCAATCTGTATTTTAATGGAAAACGTTATGATCAGGCGTCTTCTCTTTATGAGATGCTTCTCCAGTCTCCTGGAGAACAACGGACAGCGTCTCTTTTGAATCTAGCCAATCTGTCTGTTGCCACCGCATCCTATGATGCTGCCATAGATTTGTATCTGGACTATCTTATGGAAGATCCTGAAACAAATCAGAGGGAGAACATAGAAAAAATGATCTCTTTACTCAGAAAAACCCTGGATGAGCGAGAAGCTCGGAAACTGGCAGAGGAACAGCGGATTCAGCAGGAACGGGAGCTGGCAGAACAGAAGGAACTGGAAGAAAAACAGAGGCTGGAAGAAGAAGCCAGACAGAAACTGCTCGCAGAGCAGAAACGGCTGGAAGAAGAGGCTAAACAGAAGGCCCTTCTGGAGGATATCCTCAATAGCCTGAGTAATTCCGGGAAAGAAACCCGGAGCATCACGGCTGAAAGTGAACAGTTAAAAGAAGAATTTGAAGAATCAGGTCTGGACGACTGA
- a CDS encoding tetratricopeptide repeat protein produces MNIIIILIIIFGTALAVFTFFIIKSVMAPKKVASLADLVKQNKNAQAIRIAKHILIKEPRNSEAHYLLAKALEQDGKAELALMELKTVSNLNDFKGYCKENEFRPRIAALYDQFNFPEEALKEYLLLIKMEPYNPDYYFRAGALFEKRKKNPQAAQYYKKAIDMDPRNSEAHFSLGILLYKGKRYNDAKIILTKALKLKPDNYKAHFFLGRMHKEAQNYTSAIQSFEQAQKDSEFKIKALIERGICFIAIKNFDKGATELERAVKLSQDKPDDSTLFARYYLAMCHEKRRDIEKAIEQWEAIYSKKQSFKDVAEKLSQFQELRENDRMKDYLTSSNQEFLNLCSKLMEVMKFSISDQNLTSLGCQIIATEKSIGQWRNTKKMPHLIHFYRITDNIDQPQVREFHEDLQKLKASRGIMITSSQFTRAAKDFTESRPIELIDKGKLQDLLEKADKVILRK; encoded by the coding sequence ATGAATATTATCATCATCCTTATAATAATTTTCGGCACTGCGCTGGCCGTTTTTACCTTTTTTATCATCAAATCTGTAATGGCTCCAAAAAAAGTGGCGTCCCTGGCTGATCTTGTTAAACAAAATAAAAATGCTCAGGCCATACGTATCGCCAAACACATACTCATCAAGGAGCCAAGGAACAGTGAGGCGCACTACCTCCTGGCCAAGGCTCTTGAACAGGATGGGAAAGCCGAGCTGGCTCTGATGGAACTGAAGACAGTCAGCAATCTCAACGATTTTAAGGGATACTGCAAAGAAAATGAATTTCGCCCAAGAATAGCGGCTCTCTATGACCAGTTTAACTTTCCAGAGGAAGCTCTTAAGGAGTACCTTCTGTTGATCAAAATGGAGCCCTATAACCCCGATTATTACTTCCGGGCTGGTGCTCTTTTCGAAAAACGGAAAAAAAATCCCCAGGCTGCCCAGTATTATAAAAAGGCAATTGACATGGACCCCCGCAATTCAGAGGCTCATTTCAGCCTGGGAATTCTGCTCTATAAGGGAAAGAGGTACAACGATGCCAAGATTATATTGACCAAGGCACTGAAACTGAAACCAGACAACTACAAGGCTCATTTTTTCCTGGGCCGTATGCATAAAGAAGCTCAAAACTATACGAGTGCAATCCAGTCTTTTGAACAGGCCCAAAAAGATAGCGAATTCAAGATAAAAGCACTCATAGAGAGAGGAATCTGCTTCATAGCCATCAAGAATTTTGACAAGGGAGCCACCGAATTGGAACGGGCAGTAAAACTGTCTCAGGATAAACCCGATGATTCAACCCTCTTTGCCCGCTACTATTTGGCCATGTGTCATGAAAAACGCCGGGATATTGAAAAAGCCATTGAACAGTGGGAGGCAATTTACAGCAAGAAGCAATCCTTCAAGGATGTAGCCGAGAAATTGAGCCAATTCCAGGAACTCAGGGAAAATGACAGGATGAAGGATTATCTAACCTCATCCAACCAGGAGTTTCTAAATCTGTGTTCCAAATTGATGGAAGTCATGAAGTTCAGCATTTCTGATCAGAATCTTACATCCCTCGGCTGCCAGATCATAGCCACCGAAAAATCGATAGGACAGTGGCGGAATACAAAAAAAATGCCGCACCTCATCCATTTTTACAGAATTACTGATAATATAGATCAACCTCAGGTTCGGGAATTCCATGAGGATTTGCAGAAACTGAAGGCATCGCGAGGTATTATGATCACAAGCTCCCAATTTACAAGAGCTGCCAAAGATTTTACCGAGTCCAGGCCAATTGAACTTATCGATAAGGGAAAATTGCAGGATCTTCTTGAAAAAGCCGATAAAGTCATACTGCGGAAATGA
- a CDS encoding metallophosphoesterase family protein, with the protein MKILIVADHKDPLVYSPNIKKRFGEVEIVLGAGDLPLEYYGFIVSSLNRPLFFVFGNHNLKRYNTFKKGEKSSPFNSEGPDPSAVKNIYNDSFGATYIGDRVLRLKSKNLLIAGLGGSLRYNKGVNQYSEFQMRIKMLKMAPRLIWNKWRHGRYLDILLTHASPRGIHDKEDPCHLGFKSFLWFMDKYKPRYLLHGHIHLYSLNDKRVTLYNETTVINTYDHYLLDYEENDG; encoded by the coding sequence ATGAAAATACTCATTGTTGCCGACCATAAAGACCCTCTTGTATATTCACCAAACATTAAAAAGCGATTCGGAGAGGTCGAAATTGTCCTGGGAGCGGGTGACTTACCTCTGGAATACTACGGATTCATTGTCAGCAGCCTGAATAGACCTCTGTTTTTTGTCTTTGGGAACCATAACCTCAAGCGGTATAATACATTTAAGAAAGGGGAAAAATCATCACCCTTCAACAGTGAAGGGCCCGACCCTTCTGCCGTTAAAAATATCTACAATGACAGCTTCGGAGCTACCTACATAGGGGATAGAGTCTTGCGTCTCAAATCCAAAAACCTTCTCATTGCCGGACTGGGAGGCAGTCTCCGTTACAACAAGGGAGTCAATCAGTACAGTGAGTTTCAAATGCGGATCAAAATGCTGAAAATGGCCCCCCGGTTGATCTGGAACAAATGGCGTCATGGGAGGTATCTGGATATTCTGCTCACCCATGCCTCTCCCCGGGGAATCCATGACAAGGAAGACCCCTGTCACCTAGGATTCAAGAGTTTTCTCTGGTTTATGGACAAATACAAACCCCGTTATCTCCTCCACGGCCATATTCACCTTTACTCTCTCAACGACAAACGGGTCACCCTTTATAATGAAACAACTGTCATCAATACATATGACCATTACCTACTGGATTATGAGGAAAATGATGGATAA
- a CDS encoding transcriptional regulator: MMDKNLMNSQASSDFNRAKSRALFNTIMNILKPERRQLLSFYDVKSLIKTSSESYRGMQAVNIDQIAGSEGRYSDFNKAFFPKKEHLRKRWESIDKAYMGDVNLPPIMLYKIGDLYFVRDGNHRVSVAKAQGVYSIDAEVTELSTEMELTSKMDMMDLKRTVIEYERNLILKQTDLDGIIEEGEIFFTAPGRYEEMLQHILGHKYFINMNQEEEILLPVAARSWYENLYTPIVKVIRDSNLLSRFPGRTEADLYIWIVKQWHYMKEKYGPEYPLEAAAAKYTQEFGYSFFKNPLKWLQQKFNPVE; encoded by the coding sequence ATGATGGATAAAAACTTAATGAATTCCCAGGCTTCATCTGATTTTAACAGAGCTAAAAGCAGAGCTCTGTTCAATACAATCATGAACATCCTCAAGCCTGAGAGAAGACAGCTGTTGTCATTCTATGATGTAAAATCCCTGATTAAGACAAGCTCTGAAAGCTATAGAGGAATGCAGGCTGTTAATATTGACCAGATTGCGGGTAGCGAAGGACGTTACAGTGATTTCAACAAGGCCTTTTTCCCCAAAAAGGAACATCTGAGAAAACGTTGGGAAAGCATAGATAAAGCCTATATGGGAGATGTAAACCTCCCGCCTATCATGCTGTATAAAATTGGAGATCTTTACTTTGTCCGAGATGGCAATCACAGGGTCTCCGTGGCTAAGGCACAGGGTGTATATTCTATTGATGCCGAAGTAACAGAGCTTTCCACTGAGATGGAACTCACTTCAAAGATGGATATGATGGATCTGAAAAGGACTGTCATAGAGTATGAACGGAATCTCATTCTGAAGCAAACTGATCTGGATGGGATCATTGAAGAGGGGGAGATCTTTTTCACGGCTCCCGGTCGATACGAGGAGATGTTACAGCATATCCTGGGACACAAGTACTTTATAAATATGAATCAGGAAGAGGAGATACTCCTACCCGTAGCGGCACGATCCTGGTATGAAAACCTCTATACTCCCATAGTGAAGGTGATCCGAGACTCCAATTTGCTCTCCCGATTCCCCGGACGAACCGAAGCGGACCTTTATATCTGGATCGTAAAACAGTGGCATTATATGAAAGAAAAATACGGTCCCGAATACCCCCTGGAGGCGGCGGCGGCCAAATATACCCAGGAATTCGGCTATAGTTTTTTTAAAAACCCACTAAAATGGCTGCAGCAGAAGTTTAATCCTGTGGAGTAG
- a CDS encoding N-6 DNA methylase: MNLQEKAETLNISTHTLRNWNKRRESAEKASTTLVSRANKLNSSRHILPVELLQFKENKESLQNILDVLLLQPLNLEGKILLFSLHFLVLKGLLQLRSNSTTQWNLLGLIRESSCAPVMQRELKMRLSRLPQDEKHRSLNMPRDFFSYQNQNLQRETDLPGLIYQTLRNEGTKSRKGAWFTPASIIDSMIAPYVKQTNGLYDPCCGSGLFLCRFAEKKGNPDCVRGMDSDPTSVFLSRINLFSRFPQWENFNNIREGNSLKVSTWQLNSDDLVATNPPWGAHLSAEEKKEMLQTYPEISSSESASLFLLRSTHEMHPGGVATFLLPESLFYVKTHKDIRTWILHKAPPLKIMARGALFKGVLTAVVSCDFRKEGKQRKATVFTTRKEKIKGSETLYKKETQPLNRFVQNPDKIINFHCSLEAQELIKKIRNSEVKQLPKGCLWLLGVVTGDNKRFICESREEGTRPLLTGKDLYPFGHHPVCHYLKIDDGPLQQNRPLEEYARPKLAYRFIGYKPVFSIDRKGFITLNSANGFVPPRVEDLEEFAFWYNSSLFRFLWFNQYRSVKMLRRHLEELPLPLWDKHELKEVSNLAKRAEKRQDVQSLMDEMIFRHFKLTKEEISIVFNQS; the protein is encoded by the coding sequence ATGAATCTCCAGGAAAAAGCAGAGACCCTGAACATAAGCACCCACACACTGAGGAACTGGAACAAACGCAGGGAATCTGCCGAAAAAGCCTCCACAACTCTTGTGAGCCGGGCCAACAAGCTCAATTCATCCCGCCATATCCTGCCGGTGGAACTGCTTCAATTTAAGGAAAACAAAGAGTCCCTCCAGAACATCCTCGATGTGCTCCTCCTTCAGCCTCTGAATCTGGAAGGAAAAATTCTTCTCTTCTCCCTGCATTTTCTTGTATTAAAAGGTCTCCTCCAGCTCAGGTCTAACTCCACGACTCAGTGGAACCTGCTTGGCCTAATCAGGGAGTCTTCCTGTGCTCCTGTGATGCAAAGAGAACTCAAGATGCGCCTGAGCCGCCTTCCCCAAGACGAAAAGCACCGGTCTTTAAACATGCCTCGTGATTTTTTCTCTTACCAAAATCAGAACCTTCAACGTGAAACCGACCTGCCCGGTCTTATATACCAGACCCTCAGGAATGAGGGTACCAAGTCCAGAAAGGGAGCCTGGTTTACCCCTGCAAGCATTATTGATTCAATGATAGCTCCCTATGTGAAGCAGACAAATGGTCTCTATGATCCTTGTTGCGGTTCCGGACTATTTCTTTGCCGTTTTGCCGAAAAGAAAGGGAATCCAGATTGCGTCAGAGGCATGGACAGTGATCCAACATCCGTATTCCTGAGCAGGATCAATTTGTTTTCAAGGTTTCCCCAATGGGAAAACTTTAATAATATCAGAGAAGGAAACAGCCTTAAAGTTTCCACCTGGCAGCTAAACAGCGACGACCTAGTTGCCACGAATCCTCCCTGGGGCGCCCATCTCAGTGCAGAAGAAAAAAAAGAGATGCTCCAAACCTACCCTGAAATCAGCTCTTCAGAATCAGCCTCTTTATTTTTGCTACGCAGCACCCATGAAATGCATCCCGGTGGAGTTGCTACCTTTCTGCTTCCTGAATCACTATTTTATGTTAAGACCCACAAAGACATCAGAACCTGGATACTTCATAAGGCTCCTCCCCTGAAAATCATGGCAAGGGGGGCACTCTTCAAGGGGGTTCTCACAGCCGTGGTCTCCTGTGATTTCCGAAAAGAGGGAAAGCAGAGAAAGGCAACAGTCTTCACAACCCGTAAAGAGAAAATAAAGGGCTCTGAAACACTGTATAAGAAAGAAACTCAGCCTTTGAACCGTTTTGTACAGAATCCGGATAAGATCATCAATTTCCACTGCTCCCTGGAAGCCCAGGAGCTCATCAAAAAAATACGGAATTCAGAGGTGAAACAGCTCCCGAAGGGCTGTCTGTGGTTATTGGGGGTTGTTACTGGAGACAACAAGCGTTTCATCTGTGAATCCCGAGAAGAAGGAACCCGCCCTCTACTCACCGGAAAAGACCTCTATCCCTTCGGACACCATCCTGTTTGCCACTACCTTAAGATCGATGACGGTCCGCTGCAGCAAAACCGCCCACTTGAAGAGTACGCACGCCCTAAACTTGCCTATCGTTTTATAGGTTATAAACCCGTCTTTTCAATAGACAGGAAGGGATTTATCACATTGAACTCGGCCAATGGATTCGTGCCTCCCCGAGTAGAGGATTTGGAAGAGTTTGCCTTCTGGTATAACTCCTCTCTCTTTCGCTTTCTGTGGTTCAATCAATACCGCTCGGTCAAGATGCTCCGCCGACATCTGGAAGAACTTCCACTCCCCCTTTGGGACAAACATGAATTGAAAGAGGTTTCGAACCTTGCCAAAAGAGCAGAAAAACGGCAGGATGTTCAATCTCTTATGGATGAAATGATTTTCAGACATTTTAAACTGACAAAAGAGGAAATAAGCATTGTCTTCAACCAAAGCTGA
- the pth gene encoding aminoacyl-tRNA hydrolase, translating into MSSTKADIKLLVFTGNPGLQYKETRHNAAWLCLESFDKKYSPGWTEKFISRMVDIRIEGKQIRLQQPLCFMNKTGESVRKAMDFFHLAPEEILVIHDELELPFGTIQLRFGGGLGGHNGLRSLKQHLGTEEFYRLRFGISRPSRGDVASWVLSRFSAEEMPLMEILSDRCLRVLEEFIKGNQNKLIGKKMNIQEGLFL; encoded by the coding sequence TTGTCTTCAACCAAAGCTGACATAAAACTCCTTGTATTTACGGGAAACCCTGGGTTGCAGTATAAAGAAACAAGACACAATGCCGCTTGGCTGTGCCTTGAATCCTTTGACAAAAAGTACTCCCCCGGATGGACTGAGAAATTTATCAGCCGTATGGTGGACATCCGCATAGAGGGGAAACAGATTCGACTTCAGCAACCCCTGTGTTTCATGAATAAGACAGGAGAATCTGTACGGAAAGCCATGGATTTCTTCCATCTGGCTCCAGAGGAAATCCTTGTCATACATGATGAACTAGAACTGCCTTTCGGAACCATCCAGTTGAGATTCGGAGGAGGATTGGGAGGGCATAACGGATTGAGGTCTCTTAAACAGCATTTGGGAACAGAGGAGTTCTACAGACTGCGTTTTGGGATTTCCAGACCATCAAGGGGAGATGTTGCCTCCTGGGTGCTCTCCCGATTTTCTGCAGAAGAGATGCCTCTGATGGAAATTTTATCAGATAGGTGCCTCAGAGTTCTTGAAGAATTCATCAAGGGAAACCAAAATAAACTAATAGGCAAAAAAATGAATATCCAGGAAGGACTTTTCCTATGA
- a CDS encoding 5'-methylthioadenosine/adenosylhomocysteine nucleosidase, giving the protein MNKIKIGIIAAMEEEAAGLIQKMTKRTEEKIGAFTYHAGLIEGQSVCLLQCGIGKVNAAVGTAVMINKWSPSYILNTGSAGGFHSNLTIGDIVLSDEVVHHDVDVSVFGYESGQVPGMPVTYKGDRKLLSCALNQKSEDPTVHLISGVIASGDSFISKEDQISRIQTVFPQVAACEMEAAAVAQTCHLFGTAFLIIRSISDVVGDTDNHISFDEFLPIAARNSIDIVLKIIKTLSQ; this is encoded by the coding sequence ATGAACAAAATAAAGATCGGAATTATTGCTGCTATGGAAGAAGAGGCGGCGGGGCTCATCCAAAAAATGACCAAACGAACCGAAGAAAAAATAGGAGCCTTTACCTATCATGCAGGATTGATTGAAGGACAGTCGGTCTGTCTGCTCCAGTGTGGTATCGGCAAGGTGAATGCTGCTGTAGGAACCGCTGTCATGATCAACAAATGGTCCCCTTCATATATCCTCAACACAGGATCTGCCGGAGGATTTCACTCAAACCTGACCATTGGAGACATCGTCCTCTCAGATGAGGTAGTCCATCATGATGTGGATGTCAGCGTCTTTGGTTATGAGTCGGGTCAGGTCCCGGGTATGCCGGTGACCTACAAGGGAGACCGAAAACTCCTCAGTTGTGCTTTAAACCAGAAATCCGAGGACCCTACAGTTCACTTGATCAGCGGCGTGATCGCCTCGGGGGACTCATTCATTTCAAAAGAGGATCAGATATCCAGAATACAGACGGTTTTTCCACAGGTCGCAGCCTGTGAAATGGAAGCCGCGGCTGTGGCCCAGACATGCCATCTCTTCGGAACAGCTTTTCTCATCATCAGATCGATCTCCGATGTAGTCGGAGATACAGACAATCATATCTCCTTTGATGAATTTCTGCCCATTGCGGCGCGCAATTCCATTGATATTGTGCTGAAAATCATCAAGACTCTGAGTCAGTAA
- a CDS encoding S-ribosylhomocysteine lyase: MEKIPSFNIDHNKLLRGIYVSRKDQVGGDTVTTFDIRIKEPNREPVMDNAALHTLEHLGATYLRNDLQWKDKIIYFGPMGCRTGCYLLLKGDLESSEIVELMKNMFRFIVDYKGEIPGAAAKDCGNYLDQNLDMAAWESRKFLSEVLDVIQDSNLIYP; encoded by the coding sequence ATGGAAAAAATACCAAGTTTTAATATCGATCACAATAAGCTCCTCAGGGGAATTTATGTCTCCAGGAAAGACCAAGTAGGCGGTGATACAGTCACAACCTTCGATATCAGAATAAAAGAACCCAACAGAGAGCCTGTGATGGACAACGCAGCTCTCCATACTCTGGAACATCTGGGAGCCACTTACCTCAGAAATGATCTTCAGTGGAAAGACAAAATCATCTATTTTGGCCCAATGGGCTGCCGGACGGGATGTTACCTCCTCCTCAAGGGAGACCTGGAATCCAGCGAGATCGTGGAACTTATGAAAAATATGTTCCGCTTTATTGTCGATTACAAGGGTGAAATACCAGGAGCAGCGGCCAAGGATTGCGGAAACTATCTGGATCAAAATCTGGATATGGCAGCATGGGAATCTCGAAAGTTTCTCTCAGAAGTCTTGGATGTTATTCAAGACAGTAATCTGATTTATCCATAA
- the pgl gene encoding 6-phosphogluconolactonase, producing MAGALIFNDYNDFCRQAAKHILTILNLSLVHGKRCSMVLSGGSTPEGIYKYLAENSDGFDWKHVDFFIGDERCVPDDHIDSNYRMIKKSFLDKIEHKPSQVFTINQNLTPQEGARDYHLRIREYLENNSVFDIVLLGMGPDGHTASLFPGYPEQNELTRLAVATDIEAPLAPYHRRITMTLPALNRSNHTVLLLRGGNEKVEIMNRVLHPQIGKHPDYPVSRIQPERGRTYWYFSQ from the coding sequence ATGGCTGGAGCCTTGATATTTAACGACTACAATGATTTCTGCCGGCAGGCAGCCAAGCATATACTAACAATCTTAAACTTATCCCTCGTTCATGGAAAACGCTGTTCCATGGTCCTTTCTGGAGGAAGTACACCCGAAGGAATTTACAAATACTTAGCAGAGAATTCCGATGGATTTGATTGGAAGCATGTCGATTTTTTCATCGGAGACGAACGCTGCGTACCCGATGATCATATTGATAGCAATTATCGAATGATCAAAAAGAGTTTTCTCGATAAAATTGAGCACAAGCCCAGTCAGGTTTTTACGATTAATCAGAATTTGACTCCCCAGGAAGGTGCCCGGGACTACCATTTGAGAATCAGGGAATACCTTGAAAATAACAGTGTCTTTGATATTGTACTCCTGGGAATGGGACCCGATGGACACACAGCCTCCCTGTTTCCCGGATACCCCGAACAGAACGAGCTCACCAGATTGGCCGTAGCCACAGATATTGAGGCTCCCTTGGCCCCTTATCACCGCAGAATAACAATGACTCTCCCTGCCCTGAACAGAAGTAATCATACGGTTCTGCTCCTGCGGGGAGGAAATGAAAAAGTCGAGATAATGAACAGGGTTCTCCATCCCCAAATCGGAAAACACCCGGATTATCCTGTGAGCCGGATTCAGCCAGAAAGAGGCAGAACCTACTGGTATTTCTCACAATGA